A region of uncultured Draconibacterium sp. DNA encodes the following proteins:
- a CDS encoding type IX secretion system membrane protein PorP/SprF yields the protein MVVVCRSCKEKICIVIKRIVVLGIFVLLISLRCGAQQDPIFTSYMYNGQIINPAYAGMWEKIGFTTLVRKQWAGINRSPLTEYISFHSPLRNEAVGVGFNIMNDTFGREKRLTVLGDYSYEVYLSRRTRMRMGVKFGFTNYKNPLTEYILYPDGKYDRAFDEDVDLSFLPNFGFGIFIYQDYFYAGFSIPKLIENDLKENFHNYSSSAEVRTIYLNGGYVIPLDPFNYFVFKPTLLVKATWGAPMQIDLAANFMIREKLWLGVLGRTGGAICFTGNWMFSNKFRVGFAMDITTNEIYPYQNGTFEFTFGFDVDFFGRSYLRSRYF from the coding sequence ATTGTTGTAGTTTGCCGCAGTTGTAAAGAGAAAATTTGTATCGTCATTAAAAGAATTGTTGTATTAGGGATATTTGTCTTGCTAATATCACTCAGGTGTGGTGCACAACAGGATCCTATTTTCACCTCATACATGTATAATGGCCAAATCATTAACCCGGCTTATGCAGGAATGTGGGAAAAGATAGGTTTTACCACCTTAGTAAGAAAACAGTGGGCCGGGATTAACCGTTCGCCTCTGACTGAATACATTTCATTTCACTCACCTTTACGGAACGAAGCGGTTGGTGTTGGATTCAATATCATGAACGACACATTTGGTCGTGAAAAGCGCTTGACTGTACTTGGCGATTATTCTTACGAAGTATACCTATCGCGCCGTACACGTATGCGAATGGGTGTAAAATTCGGTTTTACCAATTATAAAAACCCGCTTACCGAATACATTTTATATCCCGATGGCAAGTACGACAGGGCTTTTGATGAAGATGTAGATTTGTCATTTCTGCCCAATTTTGGTTTCGGAATATTTATTTACCAGGATTATTTTTATGCCGGATTCTCTATTCCAAAGCTTATTGAGAACGATTTGAAAGAGAATTTCCATAACTATTCTTCCAGTGCCGAGGTGCGTACCATCTACCTGAATGGTGGATATGTGATTCCACTCGATCCATTTAATTATTTTGTGTTTAAACCCACATTGCTGGTCAAGGCGACCTGGGGTGCGCCCATGCAGATTGATTTGGCTGCAAACTTTATGATCCGCGAAAAGCTGTGGCTTGGTGTATTGGGGCGCACCGGGGGTGCAATATGTTTTACAGGCAACTGGATGTTTAGTAACAAATTTAGAGTGGGATTTGCAATGGATATTACAACAAACGAAATATACCCATATCAGAACGGAACTTTTGAATTTACTTTTGGTTTTGATGTGGACTTTTTTGGACGAAGCTATTTAAGGTCCAGATACTTTTAA
- a CDS encoding dipeptidase: protein MMIKAYSFFLMVGGLLAGLNGFCEGKDGKVMEVHNRAITIDTHCDTPMALLEGDLDVGVANEAPGSRVDFPRMEEGGLDAIFFAAFTSQRPRTEENTQNAYEMANKMIEKTYEVCKKYNSMAEVATTPEDVVRLKKEGKRAIYIGMENGFPLGQELDRVEEFYTKGVRYITLCHSSNNDVCDSSTDKNGPEFNGLSPFGKEVVKEMNRLGMLIDVSHISDKSFYDVVELSKVPVFASHSSVRAIAHHNRNMTDDMIKALAKNGGVIQICLLDDYIKDPDTTTVRYQKEQEIRKIFNTRFAKMSETEQAEVRKQWRELDEKYPKQLPTVADCVDHIDHVKNLVGIDYVGIGSDFDGGGGLADCADVSQMPNITDEMLKRGYTEEEIAKVWGGNFLRVFSAVIKKSSVN, encoded by the coding sequence ATGATGATTAAGGCATATTCTTTTTTTCTAATGGTTGGGGGACTGTTAGCGGGGTTAAATGGATTTTGTGAAGGTAAAGATGGAAAAGTAATGGAAGTACATAACCGTGCAATAACAATTGATACACATTGTGATACGCCAATGGCGCTGTTAGAAGGCGACCTGGATGTGGGGGTAGCAAACGAAGCACCGGGAAGCCGGGTTGATTTTCCGAGGATGGAAGAAGGCGGATTGGATGCGATCTTTTTTGCAGCATTTACCAGCCAGCGCCCGCGAACCGAAGAGAATACGCAGAATGCCTACGAAATGGCGAATAAGATGATTGAGAAAACCTACGAAGTATGTAAAAAATATAACAGTATGGCCGAAGTGGCCACTACTCCCGAGGATGTTGTACGCCTTAAAAAGGAAGGGAAACGTGCCATTTACATCGGAATGGAAAATGGTTTCCCTTTGGGCCAGGAGCTCGACAGGGTAGAAGAATTTTACACTAAAGGTGTTCGTTACATTACGCTTTGTCACTCGTCGAATAATGATGTTTGCGATTCTTCAACCGATAAAAACGGACCTGAATTCAACGGACTGAGCCCGTTCGGAAAAGAGGTTGTGAAAGAAATGAACCGCCTGGGAATGTTGATCGATGTTTCGCATATTTCCGATAAATCGTTTTATGATGTGGTTGAACTGAGCAAGGTGCCGGTTTTTGCTTCGCACTCGAGTGTTCGCGCCATAGCACATCATAATCGAAATATGACGGATGATATGATAAAAGCATTGGCCAAAAATGGCGGTGTAATTCAGATTTGTTTACTCGACGACTATATTAAAGATCCGGATACTACCACTGTTCGTTATCAAAAAGAACAGGAAATAAGAAAAATATTTAATACCCGCTTTGCAAAAATGAGCGAAACAGAACAGGCAGAAGTTCGGAAACAGTGGCGCGAACTGGATGAGAAATATCCAAAGCAATTGCCAACCGTTGCCGATTGTGTAGATCATATCGACCATGTAAAAAATCTGGTAGGTATTGACTATGTTGGTATTGGCTCGGATTTTGATGGGGGAGGCGGACTGGCCGATTGTGCCGATGTTAGCCAGATGCCAAACATTACGGACGAAATGCTAAAACGCGGCTATACCGAAGAGGAGATTGCCAAAGTTTGGGGTGGAAATTTCCTGCGGGTATTTTCAGCGGTAATCAAAAAGAGTTCGGTTAATTAG
- a CDS encoding DUF3810 domain-containing protein, translated as MRINTKYKWLILPALAGAVFMLTLFFRQHPGFVETWYAQRLYPFIASLLSNISYVFPFSLDDIFYAVLILMPVVLLVRIFTKQIKWKTAGKFLLNVIASVYILFYVFWGFNYFRSPLPDRLGIEDREPDTEEFVQFIHQYIDELNQLYCDFDTIDKLETDRLIEESYQQLAPVLQFGYPMGKRRDKKITFSGFYAKSGITGYFGPFFNEVHVNKKILPIEYPFVLAHEKAHQLGVTSEAEANFYSWLVCTHSSSQQIQYSAKLFISFHFFRQARGLEDYKKLVAEISPEVQADINTISEHWNKLRNATMDKTASKLNDAYLKHNNIKSGIKDYTGVVDHVMNFSLDSAFQQRYGLAPR; from the coding sequence TTGCGAATAAACACAAAATACAAATGGCTTATTCTTCCGGCATTGGCGGGAGCAGTTTTTATGCTTACACTTTTCTTCCGGCAACATCCTGGCTTTGTTGAAACCTGGTATGCGCAAAGGCTCTATCCATTTATAGCTTCACTCCTTTCAAACATTTCTTATGTTTTTCCTTTTTCGCTTGATGATATCTTTTATGCAGTACTGATCTTAATGCCGGTAGTTCTGCTGGTTCGGATTTTTACAAAACAGATAAAATGGAAAACTGCCGGAAAATTTTTGCTGAATGTTATTGCCTCAGTATATATTTTGTTTTATGTGTTTTGGGGATTCAATTATTTCCGCTCACCCTTACCCGACCGACTGGGAATAGAAGACCGGGAACCCGATACGGAGGAATTTGTGCAATTTATTCACCAGTACATTGATGAATTGAACCAGTTGTATTGCGATTTTGACACCATCGACAAATTGGAAACCGACCGTTTAATTGAAGAATCGTACCAACAACTGGCACCGGTTTTACAGTTCGGGTACCCGATGGGCAAACGCCGCGACAAAAAAATTACGTTCAGCGGATTTTATGCAAAATCAGGGATCACCGGATATTTCGGGCCATTTTTTAACGAAGTTCATGTAAACAAAAAGATTTTACCCATAGAATATCCATTTGTTCTGGCACACGAAAAAGCTCACCAACTGGGCGTAACGAGCGAGGCCGAAGCCAACTTTTACTCGTGGCTGGTTTGCACACATAGTTCGTCGCAACAAATTCAGTATTCGGCGAAACTGTTTATTTCATTCCATTTTTTCCGGCAGGCCCGCGGTTTGGAGGACTATAAAAAACTTGTTGCTGAAATCTCGCCTGAAGTACAGGCCGACATCAACACCATAAGCGAACACTGGAACAAACTGCGCAACGCAACCATGGATAAAACAGCTTCGAAACTCAACGATGCGTATTTGAAACACAACAATATAAAATCGGGGATAAAAGATTATACCGGCGTGGTTGATCATGTTATGAACTTTTCGTTAGATTCAGCTTTTCAGCAACGTTACGGTCTTGCGCCCCGTTAA
- a CDS encoding MBL fold metallo-hydrolase, with protein MKLIPVSAGHFHCDGGALFGAIPKVLWNKVYPCNDDNFTQLTLRCLLVETGERKILIETGIGNHYPDKHLINNGVTSVDELKRSLTEKAYSAADITDVFFTHLHWDHCTGAVKTVDGKMELVFPNATLWSSKTQWEHAQISNPRERAAFNHPVLDFMMESGKLKLIENEGELLPGFEIRLFDGHTPGQMLPILHTKKHSFVYTSDLFPTAANIPLLWISAYDLDPVKVMEEKGRFLKEAAENNYIFFFEHDYYTECASVQETEKGVQLKEKFSLAELL; from the coding sequence ATGAAACTTATTCCAGTATCTGCCGGTCATTTTCATTGCGATGGAGGCGCTTTGTTTGGCGCTATTCCAAAAGTTTTGTGGAACAAAGTTTACCCGTGCAACGACGATAATTTTACCCAGCTAACTTTGCGTTGTCTGTTGGTTGAAACCGGTGAACGTAAAATTCTGATTGAAACCGGAATTGGAAATCACTACCCCGATAAACACCTGATAAATAATGGTGTTACTTCGGTTGACGAACTGAAAAGATCATTGACAGAAAAAGCTTATTCAGCCGCTGATATTACCGATGTATTTTTTACCCACCTTCACTGGGATCACTGTACCGGAGCCGTAAAAACGGTTGACGGGAAAATGGAACTCGTTTTCCCGAATGCAACATTATGGAGCAGCAAAACGCAGTGGGAACATGCCCAAATATCGAATCCACGCGAACGGGCAGCTTTCAATCACCCGGTTCTGGATTTTATGATGGAATCTGGAAAATTAAAACTTATAGAAAACGAAGGAGAACTGCTGCCGGGCTTTGAAATAAGGCTATTTGATGGCCACACTCCCGGACAAATGCTTCCCATTCTCCACACCAAAAAACACTCGTTTGTTTATACTTCGGATCTGTTTCCAACAGCCGCCAACATCCCTTTACTGTGGATTTCGGCTTACGATCTCGATCCGGTAAAAGTGATGGAAGAGAAAGGCAGGTTTTTGAAAGAGGCAGCTGAAAATAACTACATTTTCTTTTTCGAGCACGATTATTATACAGAATGTGCTTCGGTACAGGAGACAGAAAAAGGTGTGCAGCTGAAAGAGAAATTCAGCCTGGCAGAATTACTTTAG
- a CDS encoding ATP-binding protein, whose protein sequence is MRSKWYKRYLEEQPDKIFKKGKIFVLYGPRRVGKTELLKKFIAPFEGSVYAGTGDNMELRDILSSQKLSQIELNFKTYDLIFIDEAQRIPEIGMALKLLVDHFPEKILIVTGSSSFDLSNKIGEPLTGRNITRILYPLSVYELYSQIGGMKIQEQLENLLIFGSYPEALNSESIDEKTEYLYSLRDAYLFKDILELENVRNPSKITDLLKLLAFQIGHEVSLNELGNNLGIAKQSVERYLDLLEKAFVIKKVQGFSRNLRKEVVKSSRYYFWDNGVRNAILNNFLPLAQRNDKGMLWENFLFMERIKTRHYKRIFANDYFWRTYDQQEIDLIEERDGKLYAYEFKFSPKKTRIPKAWEKAYPDSEFQVISKDNFIEFLA, encoded by the coding sequence ATGAGATCAAAATGGTATAAAAGATATCTGGAGGAACAACCCGACAAGATATTTAAAAAAGGTAAAATTTTTGTGCTTTACGGCCCCCGAAGGGTCGGAAAAACAGAACTATTGAAAAAATTTATTGCGCCATTTGAAGGCTCGGTTTATGCTGGCACCGGAGACAACATGGAATTACGCGACATATTATCATCTCAAAAACTCAGCCAAATTGAGCTTAATTTCAAGACCTATGATCTTATTTTTATTGACGAAGCACAACGAATTCCGGAAATCGGGATGGCATTAAAATTACTGGTTGACCATTTCCCTGAAAAAATTCTAATTGTTACCGGGTCCTCTTCTTTCGATCTGTCAAACAAAATAGGAGAGCCACTAACCGGAAGAAACATAACACGCATATTGTATCCGCTTTCTGTTTACGAATTATATTCACAAATTGGAGGGATGAAAATCCAGGAACAGCTGGAGAACCTTCTTATTTTCGGCAGTTACCCAGAAGCATTAAATTCAGAAAGTATAGATGAAAAAACAGAATACCTGTACTCCCTGCGTGATGCGTATCTTTTTAAAGATATTTTGGAACTTGAAAATGTAAGAAATCCGTCAAAAATTACTGACTTACTAAAACTACTGGCATTTCAAATCGGACATGAAGTATCGTTAAACGAACTGGGGAATAATCTTGGTATTGCCAAACAGAGTGTAGAGCGCTACCTTGATCTTCTGGAGAAAGCATTTGTTATTAAAAAAGTTCAAGGATTTTCACGAAACCTTCGGAAAGAAGTTGTAAAATCATCGCGATATTATTTCTGGGACAACGGTGTTCGAAATGCTATCTTAAATAATTTTTTACCGTTAGCTCAGAGAAATGACAAGGGAATGCTTTGGGAAAATTTTCTTTTTATGGAAAGAATTAAAACCAGACACTACAAACGAATTTTTGCTAACGACTATTTCTGGCGTACTTACGATCAACAGGAAATTGATCTAATTGAAGAACGGGATGGGAAACTGTATGCCTATGAATTTAAATTCTCACCTAAAAAAACCAGGATTCCAAAGGCCTGGGAAAAAGCCTATCCCGATTCAGAATTTCAAGTCATTAGCAAGGATAACTTTATAGAATTTCTGGCCTAA
- the rlmN gene encoding 23S rRNA (adenine(2503)-C(2))-methyltransferase RlmN, whose product MKERLFGKTLGELQELVVELGLPKFTAKQITDWLYKKQISSIEEMTNLSKKARELLNERFEYGLTPYTKVSASIDGTRKYLFPTIQNKFIETAMIPERDRKTVCVSSQVGCKMGCLFCFTAKQGFQGQLSAGEIINQIKSIDEVEEVSNIVYMGMGEPFDNLEEVLKSLEILTSEWGFAMSPRRITVSTIGIIPGMLTFLEKSEAHLAVSLHTPFHEERQKIMPVQVAYPVEEVVEEIKSWDFGRQRRVSFEYILFEDLNDSQKHVDELARLLSGLKCRINLIRFHPVPGTPLKSPGEKTIQRFKDALNNKGILTTIRASRGEDIYAACGLLSTKELVK is encoded by the coding sequence ATGAAGGAGCGTTTATTCGGGAAAACATTAGGGGAATTGCAGGAGTTGGTGGTAGAGCTGGGGCTGCCAAAATTTACGGCTAAACAAATCACTGATTGGTTGTATAAAAAGCAGATCAGCTCGATTGAGGAGATGACAAATCTATCGAAAAAAGCCCGCGAACTGCTGAATGAACGTTTTGAATATGGTTTAACGCCCTATACCAAAGTAAGTGCAAGTATTGATGGCACGCGGAAATATCTGTTCCCGACCATCCAGAATAAATTTATCGAAACCGCGATGATTCCTGAACGCGACCGTAAAACGGTTTGTGTGAGTTCGCAGGTAGGTTGTAAAATGGGGTGCCTGTTTTGTTTTACCGCCAAACAGGGTTTTCAGGGGCAACTTTCAGCCGGAGAAATTATCAACCAGATAAAAAGTATCGACGAGGTAGAAGAGGTAAGCAACATCGTTTATATGGGAATGGGCGAACCTTTTGATAACCTCGAAGAAGTATTAAAAAGTTTGGAAATATTGACTTCGGAGTGGGGATTTGCCATGAGCCCGCGGCGGATAACCGTTTCTACCATCGGTATTATTCCGGGTATGCTGACTTTCCTCGAAAAAAGTGAGGCGCACCTGGCAGTGAGTTTGCACACTCCTTTCCACGAAGAGCGCCAGAAAATTATGCCGGTTCAGGTGGCTTATCCAGTCGAAGAGGTGGTTGAGGAAATAAAAAGCTGGGACTTTGGCCGTCAGCGCCGCGTGTCGTTCGAATACATTTTGTTTGAAGACCTGAATGATTCGCAGAAACATGTTGATGAACTGGCCCGATTGCTAAGTGGATTGAAATGCCGCATCAACCTGATTCGTTTTCACCCGGTACCGGGAACGCCATTAAAAAGTCCGGGAGAAAAAACCATTCAACGATTTAAAGATGCACTGAATAATAAAGGTATTCTAACCACCATTCGTGCTTCGCGTGGTGAAGATATTTATGCGGCTTGTGGTTTGCTTTCTACTAAAGAATTAGTGAAGTAG